The proteins below come from a single Caenibius sp. WL genomic window:
- a CDS encoding phosphocholine cytidylyltransferase family protein gives MIEHAILLSAGQGSRMLPLTVDRPKCLIEFSGRSLLAWQIEMLARGGVRRIDVVTGFMTDMVDEAIAAIDDPRVEIRTRFNPFYKVADNLGSCWIAREAMHGDFLILNGDTLVSDEIVAKVQEDNGWPIAVTVDVKDSYDSDDMKVAREGERLIRIGKTLSAEETNAESIGFLAFRREGAALFREAVRAAMRTPEGVQHWYLKVIDSLAPTGKVGTVAIEGLGWAEVDFLNDIEIATGLTDQWAAAAG, from the coding sequence ATGATTGAACACGCCATACTGCTCAGCGCCGGGCAAGGCTCGCGCATGTTGCCGCTCACGGTTGACCGACCCAAATGCCTGATCGAGTTTTCGGGCCGCTCCCTGTTGGCCTGGCAGATAGAGATGCTGGCGCGGGGGGGCGTGCGCCGGATCGACGTGGTGACCGGCTTCATGACCGATATGGTCGATGAGGCGATCGCTGCGATCGATGATCCCCGGGTGGAGATCCGCACCCGTTTCAATCCGTTCTACAAAGTGGCCGACAATCTCGGGTCATGCTGGATCGCACGCGAGGCAATGCACGGCGATTTCCTGATTCTCAACGGCGATACCCTGGTGTCGGACGAGATTGTGGCCAAAGTGCAGGAAGACAACGGCTGGCCGATCGCGGTGACGGTGGATGTCAAGGACAGCTACGACAGCGACGATATGAAAGTGGCCCGCGAAGGCGAACGGTTGATCCGCATCGGCAAAACGCTGAGCGCGGAAGAAACCAATGCCGAATCGATCGGTTTCCTTGCTTTCCGCCGGGAAGGCGCGGCGCTGTTCCGTGAAGCAGTGCGCGCTGCGATGCGCACGCCTGAAGGGGTGCAGCACTGGTATCTCAAAGTGATCGACAGTCTGGCACCCACCGGAAAAGTGGGCACGGTGGCGATTGAGGGGCTGGGCTGGGCCGAAGTCGATTTCCTTAACGATAT